In Sphingobacterium sp. PCS056, the following proteins share a genomic window:
- a CDS encoding alkaline phosphatase family protein gives MDNRRDFLKKASLLTGAMGLEWGLPAAIQQAMAIEPLSGSSFLDAEHIVMLMQENRSFDHSFGTLSGVRGYGDPRAIRLPNGNPVWLQSGKDGKTFSPFRLDIKRSKAAWTSYLPHSWENQSAARNQGKHDNWIDAKRSGHKHYQDIPLTMGYYTREDNPFYYAFADAFTICDQNFCSSITGTTTNRHFFWTGTCVPAKGEKPLVRNSDIYFNRWANWKTFPEKLEAADIFWKVYQNEVSIQSGLQDEGLLGNYTDNNLEWFSQYHIEFKESHLAFLRKRIAELPDEIRKIEKLLEDGKAESVQKEKNKLKQKREQLTSFEKNFKLLLQRPLTNYRPWSKLFLSVLSRRMNKTHRIVKPSIPKSMKQKFEFRKAIYCINLDRM, from the coding sequence ATGGATAATAGAAGAGATTTCTTAAAGAAAGCCTCACTTTTAACTGGAGCGATGGGTTTGGAATGGGGACTGCCTGCCGCCATACAGCAAGCCATGGCAATTGAACCTCTTTCTGGATCTAGTTTTCTCGATGCGGAGCATATTGTTATGCTAATGCAAGAAAACCGCTCTTTTGACCATAGCTTTGGTACGCTATCTGGTGTACGCGGATATGGAGATCCTAGAGCTATACGATTGCCTAATGGAAATCCGGTATGGTTACAATCTGGAAAAGACGGTAAAACATTTTCTCCTTTTCGCCTCGATATCAAAAGATCTAAAGCTGCCTGGACAAGCTATCTACCTCATTCTTGGGAAAATCAATCAGCTGCACGTAACCAAGGAAAACATGATAATTGGATAGATGCCAAACGGTCTGGCCACAAACATTACCAAGATATCCCATTGACAATGGGTTACTACACCCGTGAAGACAATCCTTTTTACTATGCATTTGCCGATGCTTTTACCATTTGTGATCAAAACTTCTGTTCATCGATAACGGGTACAACGACCAATCGTCACTTTTTTTGGACAGGTACCTGCGTACCAGCTAAAGGAGAGAAACCTCTAGTTCGCAACTCGGATATCTATTTCAATCGATGGGCTAATTGGAAGACCTTTCCAGAAAAATTGGAGGCAGCAGATATTTTCTGGAAGGTATATCAAAATGAGGTGAGCATACAATCTGGTCTGCAGGATGAAGGATTATTGGGTAACTATACGGACAATAATCTGGAATGGTTTTCACAATATCATATTGAATTTAAAGAGAGTCATCTCGCTTTTTTAAGAAAGCGTATCGCAGAGCTACCTGATGAAATCAGGAAAATAGAAAAACTCTTGGAAGACGGTAAAGCGGAAAGTGTACAAAAGGAAAAAAATAAATTAAAGCAAAAGCGGGAACAGTTGACAAGTTTTGAAAAAAACTTCAAACTTTTACTCCAGAGGCCTTTAACAAACTACCGCCCTTGGAGCAAGCTCTTTTTAAGCGTGCTTTCCAGACGAATGAACAAGACCCATCGTATCGTGAAGCCATCAATACCGAAGAGCATGAAGCAGAAATTCGAGTTCCGAAAGGCGATATACTG
- a CDS encoding HAEPLYID family protein, with amino-acid sequence MKILYTILLSIFAYTFSFAQVNTRPKLPKVKHAEPLYLDLMRDLGARKGEAEVNVGYGTGRFKNKIEHHAFVEYEWAVANRLGVEIEIPVLFAKDDLGHRTNRVEGLKFGTQYTFLVDEKRQTSLAIGYVHEMEFGKSNPAIRNTPLFGGFISSPFFIAAKNFNHISTLIYTGPEFEYRFKNRAMQTNFVLNANIHYMVPNSSHYIGIENDMRIERGQLEYIMRPQVKLALSPSIAVGLVCGVPIKSQEFQMDFMTRLIWEPKF; translated from the coding sequence ATGAAAATTTTATATACAATTTTACTTTCAATATTCGCTTATACTTTTTCATTTGCTCAAGTCAATACGCGACCAAAACTACCTAAAGTAAAACATGCAGAACCTCTTTATCTCGATCTGATGCGTGATCTTGGAGCTCGAAAAGGGGAGGCCGAAGTAAATGTTGGTTATGGGACAGGACGTTTCAAAAATAAAATCGAGCACCATGCTTTTGTTGAATATGAATGGGCAGTTGCCAACCGTTTGGGAGTAGAAATCGAAATCCCTGTACTTTTTGCAAAAGATGATCTAGGACATAGAACCAATCGGGTAGAGGGATTAAAATTTGGAACTCAATATACGTTTTTAGTTGATGAGAAACGTCAGACTTCCTTGGCTATTGGTTATGTGCATGAAATGGAATTTGGCAAATCTAATCCAGCTATCAGAAATACACCTCTTTTCGGAGGATTCATATCGTCACCATTTTTTATAGCAGCTAAAAACTTTAACCACATCAGTACATTGATTTATACAGGACCAGAGTTTGAATATCGTTTTAAAAATAGAGCAATGCAAACCAATTTTGTTCTAAATGCCAACATACATTATATGGTTCCTAATTCAAGTCATTATATCGGTATTGAAAATGATATGCGCATAGAACGCGGTCAATTGGAATACATTATGAGACCCCAAGTCAAGCTTGCCTTATCACCAAGCATCGCAGTAGGACTTGTATGCGGTGTTCCAATAAAATCCCAAGAATTTCAAATGGATTTTATGACCCGTCTGATCTGGGAACCTAAGTTTTAG